Proteins from a genomic interval of Micromonospora sp. NBC_00389:
- a CDS encoding DUF1990 family protein — MAELTYPEVGRTRHGSLPGGYHHLRHRYPLPAGCFEVAAEAVLSWRLHRAAGVRMRTDAPRATEGVLVTAGLGVGPARIWGPCRVVWSEESPGLAGFGYGTLPGHPERGEEAFVVGRDDAGAVWFEVRAFSRPDRWLTRAAGPAVQAVQHTYAWWLGRTLRRLCAGR, encoded by the coding sequence GTGGCCGAGCTGACGTACCCGGAGGTGGGCCGGACCCGGCACGGGTCGCTGCCCGGCGGGTACCACCACCTGCGCCACCGGTACCCGCTGCCGGCCGGCTGTTTCGAGGTCGCGGCCGAGGCGGTGCTGAGCTGGCGGCTGCACCGCGCCGCCGGGGTCCGGATGCGCACCGACGCCCCGCGCGCCACCGAGGGCGTGCTGGTGACAGCCGGCCTGGGTGTCGGTCCGGCCCGCATCTGGGGGCCCTGCCGGGTGGTCTGGAGCGAGGAGTCGCCGGGTCTCGCCGGCTTCGGCTACGGCACCCTGCCCGGGCATCCGGAGCGCGGCGAGGAGGCGTTCGTGGTCGGCCGCGACGACGCCGGCGCGGTCTGGTTCGAGGTGCGGGCGTTCAGCCGCCCGGACCGCTGGTTGACCCGCGCCGCCGGCCCGGCCGTGCAAGCCGTGCAGCACACGTACGCCTGGTGGCTCGGCCGCACCCTGCGCCGGCTCTGCGCGGGCCGCTGA
- a CDS encoding ATP-dependent DNA ligase, whose protein sequence is MDLPINPPVEPMLAKSVPKLPTAPGVTYEPKWDGFRCIVFRDGDEVELASRGGKSMTRYFPEVVEQARRQLPERCVVDGELIVIRRDGPGGQPRLDFELLAQRIHPAASRVKLLAETTPADFVAFDLLAIGDEALVDQPYSRRRERLVEALSGVRPPVHVTQVTTDPETARRWFDVFEGAGLDGLIVKPADLPYEPGKRLMFKVKHARTADAVVAGFRWHKSGPVVGSLLLGLYDDAGVLHHVGVSASFSMARRAELLDELAPYRDTGGEHPWVHGDHERGQRIPGGVSRWTGTKNLEWEPLRPELVVEVGYDAMEGERFRHTAQFVRWRPDRDPRSCRYDQLERPIRFDVDQVLRGDPAATVDRAATGPA, encoded by the coding sequence GTGGACCTGCCGATCAACCCTCCGGTCGAGCCGATGCTGGCCAAGAGCGTCCCCAAGCTGCCCACCGCGCCCGGCGTGACCTACGAGCCCAAGTGGGACGGGTTCCGGTGCATCGTGTTCCGCGACGGCGACGAGGTGGAGCTGGCCAGCCGCGGCGGCAAGTCGATGACCCGCTACTTCCCCGAGGTGGTCGAGCAGGCCCGCCGACAGCTACCCGAGCGGTGCGTGGTCGACGGGGAGCTGATCGTGATCCGGCGGGACGGCCCGGGCGGCCAGCCCCGGCTGGATTTCGAGCTGCTGGCCCAGCGCATCCACCCGGCCGCGTCCCGGGTGAAGCTGCTGGCCGAGACCACCCCGGCCGACTTCGTCGCCTTCGACCTGCTGGCCATCGGCGACGAGGCCCTGGTCGACCAGCCCTACTCGCGCCGCCGGGAGCGGTTGGTGGAGGCGCTGTCCGGGGTGCGCCCGCCCGTGCACGTCACCCAGGTGACCACCGACCCGGAGACCGCCCGCCGGTGGTTCGACGTCTTCGAGGGCGCCGGGTTGGACGGGCTGATCGTCAAGCCGGCCGACCTGCCGTACGAGCCGGGTAAGCGGCTGATGTTCAAGGTCAAGCACGCCCGCACCGCGGACGCGGTGGTGGCCGGCTTCCGCTGGCACAAGTCCGGCCCGGTGGTCGGCTCGCTGCTGCTCGGCCTCTACGACGACGCGGGGGTGCTGCACCACGTGGGGGTGAGCGCCTCGTTCAGCATGGCCCGGCGGGCCGAGCTGCTCGACGAGCTGGCGCCCTACCGGGACACCGGCGGCGAGCACCCGTGGGTGCACGGTGACCACGAGCGCGGCCAGCGCATCCCGGGCGGGGTGAGCCGGTGGACCGGCACGAAGAACCTGGAGTGGGAGCCGCTGCGCCCGGAGCTGGTGGTCGAGGTGGGTTACGACGCGATGGAGGGCGAACGGTTCCGGCACACCGCCCAGTTCGTCCGGTGGCGGCCGGACCGCGATCCTCGCTCCTGCCGCTACGACCAGCTCGAGCGCCCGATCCGCTTCGATGTGGACCAGGTGCTGCGCGGCGACCCGGCGGCCACCGTGGACCGGGCCGCCACCGGCCCCGCGTAG
- a CDS encoding GNAT family N-acetyltransferase, which yields MSVEASIVPAGVADAGEILTVQRAAYLTEAQHYTDPFLPPLTETLDEVRAVLTGPTTVLAARLGHRLVGSVRAHLDGDTAHVGRLSVAPDQQGRGVGGRLLAAIEAACPPRVALFTLFTGADSARNVRLYQRHGYRIVAHRPDPNGIRLAVLEKPAVSPARSGA from the coding sequence ATGAGCGTCGAGGCGAGCATCGTCCCGGCCGGTGTCGCGGACGCCGGCGAGATCCTCACCGTGCAGCGCGCCGCGTACCTGACCGAGGCGCAGCACTACACCGATCCGTTCCTGCCGCCGTTGACCGAGACACTGGACGAGGTCAGGGCGGTGTTGACCGGTCCGACCACCGTGCTCGCCGCCCGGCTGGGGCACCGGCTGGTCGGCTCCGTGCGGGCCCACCTCGACGGGGACACCGCGCACGTCGGGCGGCTGTCGGTCGCCCCGGACCAGCAGGGGCGGGGCGTCGGGGGTCGGCTGCTCGCTGCGATCGAGGCGGCCTGCCCGCCCCGGGTGGCCCTGTTCACCCTGTTCACCGGCGCGGACAGCGCCCGCAACGTGCGGCTGTACCAACGGCACGGCTACCGGATCGTGGCGCACCGGCCGGACCCGAACGGCATCCGGTTGGCCGTGCTGGAGAAGCCGGCGGTCAGCCCAGCTCGCTCCGGCGCTTGA
- a CDS encoding alpha/beta hydrolase encodes MATSRRVRRTLAGFAVAALLTAGCTLPAFAPRTEVEGEAAPTGSSPTWRACPEVADELVGRGAPDMRYECTRIAVPRDWGTGGGATAGPGAGQTFEIALLRARSTKQRDRIGSLVINPGGPGGSGVDTAVYLSFGTQFGGLPTTITERFDIVGFDPRGVARSSPVKCISDADLDASFGYDPDPTSQSAFDGFVGLSQRIGRGCGDRYGDQLPLYGSEQAARDMDAVRAAVGDDKLTYLGYSYGTLLGAVYAQLYPQRVRALVLDGAVDPQQRLVASSESQARGFERAFDNFTRWCAATADRCPIAPDARAAVTTAIDKARVSPVRGDDGREATPGWVFYAVISSLYTESGWQELARAIDRLAEGDPKDVFRLADAYAGRESDGHYSNLFDANLAINCTDETEKPSRAQIRQLQSQWRTKYPLFGPALAVGMLSCVEWPGGRDPYPTGRANGAPPIVVVGTTGDPATPYEQTPRLASMLGVGRVLTWEGEGHTAYPQTSCITAAVDAYLIDLTVPRDGLRCPAR; translated from the coding sequence ATGGCGACCAGTCGCCGGGTCCGTCGCACTCTCGCCGGCTTCGCCGTGGCCGCGCTGCTCACCGCCGGCTGCACCTTGCCGGCGTTCGCGCCACGCACCGAGGTGGAGGGCGAGGCGGCGCCAACCGGCAGCTCCCCGACCTGGCGAGCCTGCCCGGAGGTGGCCGACGAGTTGGTCGGGCGGGGCGCACCGGACATGCGCTACGAGTGCACCCGGATCGCCGTCCCGCGCGACTGGGGCACCGGCGGCGGGGCGACCGCCGGCCCGGGCGCGGGGCAGACCTTCGAGATCGCCCTGCTGCGCGCCCGATCCACCAAGCAGCGGGACCGGATCGGCTCGCTGGTGATCAACCCGGGTGGTCCCGGTGGCTCCGGCGTCGACACCGCCGTCTACCTCTCCTTCGGCACCCAGTTCGGTGGGCTGCCCACCACGATCACCGAACGCTTCGACATCGTCGGCTTCGACCCGCGCGGGGTGGCCCGGTCCAGCCCGGTCAAGTGCATCTCCGACGCCGACCTGGACGCCAGCTTCGGCTACGACCCGGATCCGACCAGCCAGTCGGCGTTCGACGGCTTCGTGGGGCTGAGCCAGCGGATCGGGCGCGGCTGCGGCGACCGGTACGGCGACCAGTTGCCGCTGTACGGCAGCGAGCAGGCCGCCCGGGACATGGACGCGGTCCGCGCCGCCGTCGGCGACGACAAGCTCACCTACCTGGGCTACTCGTACGGCACCCTGCTCGGCGCCGTCTACGCCCAGCTCTACCCGCAGCGGGTGCGGGCGCTGGTGCTCGACGGCGCGGTCGACCCGCAGCAGCGGCTGGTGGCCAGCTCGGAGAGCCAGGCCCGCGGCTTCGAGCGGGCCTTCGACAACTTCACCCGCTGGTGCGCCGCGACCGCCGACCGCTGCCCGATCGCACCGGACGCGCGCGCCGCCGTCACGACGGCCATCGACAAGGCCAGGGTCTCGCCGGTCCGCGGCGACGACGGGCGGGAGGCGACTCCCGGCTGGGTCTTCTACGCGGTCATCTCCTCGCTCTACACCGAGTCCGGCTGGCAGGAGCTGGCCCGGGCGATCGACCGGCTGGCCGAGGGTGACCCGAAGGACGTGTTCCGGCTCGCCGACGCGTACGCGGGGCGGGAGAGCGACGGGCACTACTCGAACCTGTTCGACGCCAACCTCGCCATCAACTGCACCGACGAGACGGAGAAGCCGAGCCGGGCCCAGATCCGCCAGTTGCAGTCACAGTGGCGCACGAAGTACCCGCTGTTCGGGCCGGCGCTGGCGGTCGGCATGCTGAGCTGCGTCGAGTGGCCGGGCGGGCGGGACCCGTACCCGACCGGCCGGGCCAACGGCGCGCCGCCCATCGTGGTGGTCGGCACCACCGGCGATCCTGCGACGCCCTACGAACAGACCCCCCGGCTCGCCTCGATGCTGGGCGTCGGTCGGGTGCTCACCTGGGAAGGCGAGGGGCACACCGCCTACCCGCAGACCTCCTGCATCACCGCGGCGGTGGACGCCTACCTGATCGACCTGACCGTCCCCAGGGACGGGCTACGCTGCCCGGCTCGGTGA
- a CDS encoding DNA-3-methyladenine glycosylase family protein, with protein sequence MTETEPAATRVLHPPVGYRLAASVRALTFSPYDPCARVAAGTFWWATRTPDGPATLALRPAGGELVAEGYGPGAEHVLARADAIAGLRDDLTGFAELAATHPLVARLAREHRGLRMPATGQVFPRLLRAVFEQKVTGKEAYRAYSATVRHFREPAPGPLQPLLLPPEAAAVAATPYWVFHPFGVEQRRADTLRRVAALADRLERCADATEATRRLTAVAGIGPWTAAEVVRTAYGDPDAVSVGDYHIPNTVAWALAGEPRGDDARMLALLEPFRGHRGRVCLLLEAAGIQAPKYGPRAPIRSFARF encoded by the coding sequence GTGACCGAGACCGAGCCCGCCGCGACCCGGGTGCTGCACCCGCCGGTCGGCTACCGGCTGGCCGCGTCGGTCCGTGCGCTCACCTTCAGCCCGTACGACCCGTGCGCCCGTGTCGCCGCCGGCACCTTCTGGTGGGCCACCCGCACGCCGGACGGACCGGCAACCCTCGCCCTGCGGCCAGCCGGCGGCGAGCTGGTGGCCGAGGGCTACGGGCCGGGTGCCGAGCACGTGCTGGCCCGCGCGGACGCGATCGCGGGGCTCCGCGACGACTTGACCGGGTTCGCCGAGCTGGCCGCGACGCACCCCCTGGTCGCCCGGCTGGCCCGGGAGCATCGCGGGCTGCGGATGCCGGCCACCGGGCAGGTCTTCCCCCGGCTGCTGCGCGCGGTCTTCGAGCAGAAGGTCACCGGCAAGGAGGCGTACCGGGCGTACTCGGCGACCGTGCGGCACTTCCGCGAGCCGGCGCCCGGTCCGCTGCAACCGCTGCTGCTGCCGCCCGAGGCCGCCGCGGTGGCCGCCACCCCGTACTGGGTGTTCCACCCGTTCGGGGTCGAGCAGCGCCGCGCCGACACGCTGCGCCGCGTAGCCGCGCTCGCCGACCGGTTGGAGCGCTGCGCCGACGCCACCGAGGCCACCCGCCGGCTGACCGCCGTCGCCGGCATCGGGCCGTGGACCGCCGCCGAGGTGGTCCGGACCGCCTACGGCGACCCGGACGCGGTCAGCGTCGGCGACTACCACATCCCGAACACGGTGGCCTGGGCCCTCGCCGGCGAGCCACGGGGTGACGACGCTCGGATGCTGGCCCTGCTGGAGCCGTTCCGGGGCCACCGGGGCCGGGTGTGCCTGCTGCTGGAGGCCGCCGGCATCCAGGCACCGAAGTACGGTCCTCGCGCCCCGATCCGCTCGTTCGCCCGGTTCTGA
- a CDS encoding sigma-70 family RNA polymerase sigma factor — protein sequence MHAVAAGWHGDAVRADWLSARSSSRPTSSARGVDARATSRQNGPVTPRPAPGRHQATSTEASHSDQLIRLLYAEHAGPLLMFVMRLTGGDRQRAEDIVQETLLRAWRNAHRLGAQGQGSLRPWLVTVARRIAIDEHRSEQARPPETYDRDLTAFAEADSTDRVLRTMTVADALRTLSQSHREILISTYFRGRTVPEAAEELGLPLGTAKSRVYYALRALRTALQERGVTE from the coding sequence ATGCACGCGGTGGCGGCCGGTTGGCATGGCGACGCGGTTCGCGCGGACTGGTTGTCCGCGCGGTCCTCATCGCGGCCAACCTCGTCTGCCCGAGGGGTCGACGCCCGAGCGACCTCTCGCCAGAATGGTCCGGTGACGCCGCGACCGGCGCCCGGGCGCCATCAGGCGACGTCAACCGAGGCGAGCCACTCCGACCAGTTGATCCGGCTGCTCTACGCCGAGCACGCCGGTCCGTTGCTGATGTTCGTCATGCGGCTCACCGGGGGGGACCGGCAGCGCGCGGAGGACATCGTCCAGGAGACACTGCTGCGGGCCTGGCGCAACGCGCACCGCCTCGGGGCGCAGGGACAGGGTTCGCTGCGGCCGTGGCTGGTCACCGTGGCCCGCCGCATCGCCATCGACGAGCACCGCAGTGAGCAGGCCCGGCCGCCGGAGACGTACGACCGGGACCTGACCGCGTTCGCCGAGGCGGACAGCACCGACCGGGTGCTGCGCACCATGACGGTGGCGGACGCACTACGTACGCTGAGCCAGTCGCACCGCGAGATTCTGATCTCGACGTACTTCCGGGGGCGGACAGTGCCGGAGGCCGCCGAGGAGTTGGGGCTTCCACTCGGCACCGCCAAGTCACGGGTCTACTACGCGCTGCGTGCGCTTCGCACGGCTCTGCAGGAACGGGGGGTGACAGAATGA
- a CDS encoding SMC family ATPase, which translates to MRPMRLDMAGFTVFRDDTTVDFTDADFFALIGPTGSGKSTVLDAICFALYGMVPRWGGARGLANALAPSSTEARVRLVFESGGARYVATRVVRRDGRGNVKTANAGLQLMPAGFDVTKLDTGLSPDDLGEVVAGTPAEMEQAVLEAVGLPYEQFTSCVVLPQGQFADFLHAKPATRQQILVNLLGLGVYEDVQKRATARAAQAEARLDAVDQLLAGLTGVDDEALAEADARVDRMAELAAAVTAAVPELAAARATAREAAGALTALDDELTVLTGVRAPRGVAEVARAVTEARAEAEAAAAGVSLAEEREEKLRGELAGAGDESALRLLLRAYDDRDRLTGEAETVRAAVGAANDEHSAAVAALAAARADAERADTELEAAFRAHEEAKATDLAVSLRVHLHPGGPCPVCEQPVTEVPAVPADSAVAAATAAGKAARAATKAAQATVQQRDTAARDLERLLVQARARQEQLDARLADLDGQLVGAAEPAALRRELAEHARLRRALEEAATAVRAGRDSARQARAGVDSAQERLRATWRGFDTARDGLARFGPPATDRDDVAAAWAALTGWATAEAERRRADRAGRAAVVADAEAAADAVQRRIADIFAAADVPVADDPVHAATVAVERADADRRRLRERREQAGTLREQRTGHEREAQVARALAGHLRANNFERWLLAEALDLLVDGASGILRELSSGQYELVHDKGEFFVVDHHDAGLRRGVRTLSGGETFQASLALALALSEQLAGMSTTAASLESIVLDEGFGTLDAATLDTVAATLENLAARGDRMVGVVTHVPALAERIPVRFEVRKDARSARVERTGR; encoded by the coding sequence TGGCCAACGCGCTCGCGCCGTCGTCGACCGAGGCCCGGGTGCGGCTGGTCTTCGAGTCCGGCGGCGCCCGGTACGTGGCCACCCGGGTGGTCCGCCGGGACGGCCGGGGCAACGTCAAGACCGCGAACGCCGGGTTGCAGCTGATGCCGGCCGGCTTCGACGTGACCAAGCTGGACACCGGGTTGAGCCCGGACGACCTCGGTGAGGTGGTGGCAGGCACCCCCGCCGAGATGGAGCAGGCGGTGCTGGAGGCGGTCGGGCTGCCGTACGAGCAGTTCACCAGCTGTGTGGTGCTGCCGCAGGGGCAGTTCGCCGACTTCCTGCACGCCAAGCCGGCGACCCGACAGCAGATCCTGGTCAACCTGCTCGGCCTCGGCGTCTACGAGGACGTGCAGAAGCGGGCGACGGCGCGTGCCGCGCAGGCGGAAGCCCGGTTGGACGCGGTCGACCAACTGCTGGCCGGGCTCACCGGCGTGGACGACGAAGCGCTGGCCGAGGCCGACGCCCGGGTCGACCGGATGGCCGAGCTGGCCGCCGCGGTGACCGCGGCCGTGCCGGAGCTGGCAGCGGCCCGGGCCACCGCGCGGGAGGCGGCCGGTGCGCTGACCGCCCTCGACGACGAGCTGACCGTGCTGACCGGCGTGCGCGCGCCGCGTGGCGTGGCCGAGGTGGCCCGTGCGGTGACCGAGGCGCGGGCCGAGGCCGAGGCGGCAGCCGCCGGCGTCTCGCTGGCCGAGGAGCGGGAGGAGAAGCTGCGCGGCGAGCTGGCCGGCGCCGGGGACGAGAGCGCGCTGCGACTGCTGCTGCGGGCGTACGACGATCGTGACCGGCTGACCGGCGAGGCCGAGACGGTCCGCGCGGCGGTGGGCGCGGCGAACGACGAGCACAGCGCGGCGGTGGCCGCGCTCGCCGCCGCCCGCGCCGACGCCGAGCGGGCCGACACGGAGCTGGAGGCGGCCTTCCGGGCACACGAGGAGGCGAAGGCCACCGACCTGGCGGTCAGCCTGCGGGTGCACCTGCATCCCGGCGGGCCCTGCCCGGTCTGCGAGCAGCCGGTGACCGAGGTGCCGGCGGTGCCGGCCGACTCGGCGGTGGCCGCCGCCACGGCGGCCGGCAAGGCGGCGCGGGCCGCCACCAAGGCCGCCCAGGCGACCGTGCAGCAGCGGGACACCGCGGCGCGCGACCTGGAGCGGCTGCTGGTACAGGCCAGGGCCCGGCAGGAGCAGTTGGACGCCCGGCTGGCCGACCTTGACGGGCAGCTCGTTGGCGCGGCCGAGCCGGCCGCGCTGCGCCGGGAGCTGGCCGAGCACGCGCGGCTGCGGCGCGCGCTGGAAGAGGCGGCGACCGCCGTCCGGGCGGGCCGGGACAGCGCCCGCCAGGCCCGCGCCGGAGTGGACTCGGCGCAGGAGCGGCTGCGGGCGACCTGGCGGGGCTTCGACACCGCCCGCGACGGTCTGGCCCGATTCGGTCCGCCCGCGACCGACCGGGACGACGTGGCCGCCGCGTGGGCGGCGCTGACCGGCTGGGCGACAGCCGAGGCGGAGCGCCGCCGCGCCGACCGGGCCGGCCGGGCCGCCGTCGTGGCCGACGCCGAGGCGGCCGCCGACGCCGTGCAGCGGCGGATCGCCGACATCTTCGCCGCCGCCGACGTGCCGGTCGCGGACGATCCGGTACACGCCGCGACGGTGGCGGTGGAGCGGGCCGACGCCGACCGACGCCGGCTGCGGGAGCGCCGCGAGCAGGCCGGGACGCTGCGCGAGCAGCGCACCGGGCACGAGCGGGAGGCGCAGGTGGCCCGCGCGCTCGCCGGGCACCTGCGGGCCAACAACTTCGAGCGGTGGCTGCTGGCCGAGGCGTTGGACCTGCTGGTCGACGGCGCGTCGGGGATCCTGCGGGAGCTGTCCTCCGGGCAGTACGAGCTGGTGCACGACAAGGGCGAGTTCTTCGTGGTCGACCACCACGACGCCGGGCTGCGCCGGGGTGTGCGCACCCTCTCCGGCGGCGAGACGTTCCAGGCGTCGCTGGCGTTGGCGCTGGCGCTCTCCGAACAGCTCGCCGGGATGTCCACCACGGCGGCGAGCCTGGAGTCGATCGTCCTGGACGAGGGCTTCGGCACGCTGGACGCGGCCACCCTGGACACGGTGGCCGCCACCCTGGAAAACCTGGCCGCCCGGGGTGACCGGATGGTCGGCGTGGTGACGCACGTGCCGGCGCTGGCCGAGCGGATCCCGGTCCGGTTCGAGGTACGCAAGGACGCCCGCTCGGCGCGCGTGGAACGGACCGGCCGGTGA
- a CDS encoding anti-sigma factor family protein: MSRPEHMDVAAYALGVLDEQDTERFEEHLATCWACAAELETMVPVVGLLSDIDGETMMALEQTATDPALLDRTLVAVRADRRRTRFRQMLATAAAVVVLGGLTGFGFVSLADSEPPGVLAESTPSAPANDPPTGGPTGGPTGPGVGGTEEEGDQVDATDPTTGVQTTMFLVTRDYGTRINFNLRKLPGPRTCRLVVVRKNASTEVISTWSVPAGGYGTNTRPQGLELSASTSAPVGDIKQLQVQSVDGNGVASPLVTVPM; the protein is encoded by the coding sequence ATGAGCCGGCCAGAACATATGGACGTCGCCGCGTACGCGCTCGGCGTACTCGACGAGCAGGACACCGAGCGGTTCGAGGAGCATCTCGCCACCTGCTGGGCGTGCGCGGCCGAGCTGGAGACGATGGTGCCGGTGGTCGGGCTGCTCTCCGACATCGACGGCGAGACGATGATGGCGCTGGAGCAGACCGCCACCGACCCCGCGTTGCTGGACCGGACGCTGGTCGCGGTCCGGGCCGACCGGCGGCGCACCCGGTTCCGCCAAATGCTCGCCACCGCTGCGGCGGTGGTGGTGCTCGGCGGCCTGACCGGGTTCGGCTTCGTCAGCCTGGCCGACAGCGAGCCGCCGGGGGTGCTCGCCGAGTCGACGCCGAGCGCGCCGGCGAACGATCCGCCGACCGGCGGACCGACGGGCGGGCCGACCGGCCCGGGCGTCGGCGGCACCGAGGAGGAGGGCGACCAGGTCGACGCCACCGACCCGACCACGGGCGTGCAGACGACGATGTTCCTGGTCACCCGGGATTACGGCACCCGGATCAACTTCAACCTGCGGAAATTGCCCGGCCCGCGGACCTGCCGATTGGTGGTGGTGCGCAAGAACGCCTCCACCGAGGTGATCTCCACCTGGTCGGTGCCGGCCGGCGGTTACGGCACCAACACCCGGCCACAGGGTCTCGAACTGAGCGCCTCGACATCGGCTCCGGTCGGCGACATCAAGCAGCTCCAGGTGCAGTCGGTGGACGGCAACGGGGTGGCCAGCCCGCTGGTCACGGTGCCGATGTAA
- a CDS encoding SRPBCC family protein, whose protein sequence is MRFEAGTEIAADAQRVWAVLIDVQRWPEWTASVSQIERGEPGPLTVGATARLTQPKLRPAVWRVTELTDGRDFTWVSEAPGVRTRAEHRLLPLPDGRTRVELAIAQSGPLAGPVGWLYGGLLRRYLRLEADGLKRRSELG, encoded by the coding sequence ATGCGGTTCGAAGCCGGTACGGAGATCGCCGCCGACGCCCAGCGGGTGTGGGCGGTGCTGATCGACGTACAGCGGTGGCCCGAGTGGACGGCCTCGGTGAGCCAGATCGAACGGGGAGAGCCGGGGCCGCTCACCGTCGGCGCGACCGCGCGGTTGACGCAGCCAAAGCTGCGGCCGGCGGTGTGGCGGGTCACCGAGCTGACCGACGGGCGCGACTTCACCTGGGTCTCCGAGGCCCCCGGCGTGCGGACCCGGGCGGAGCACCGGTTGCTGCCGCTGCCCGACGGGCGTACCCGGGTCGAGCTGGCCATCGCGCAGTCCGGGCCGCTGGCCGGGCCGGTCGGCTGGCTGTACGGCGGTCTGCTCCGCCGCTACCTGCGACTGGAGGCCGACGGGCTCAAGCGCCGGAGCGAGCTGGGCTGA
- a CDS encoding spermidine synthase, with protein sequence MGRKRAGDRLVEQVDTGQAELLPDPDRPGSWTLLLDGAPQSHVDLTDPTHLEFEYVRRLAAALDLIAPAGEPLRVLHLGGGALTLPRYVSATRPGSTQRVSEVDGALVELVRRALPWPADARLRVRVEDARAVLAATRDASYDVVVADVFAGARTPAHLTSVEYAAEVARVLRPAGWYLANLADGPPLRHARGQVATVRSVLPQACLVGDAAVLRGRRYGNLVLVAGRTMPPVPELTRRAAGDWFPGRVVAGDELDRFAGGVPVVRDVDATGSDPPPPGLFSVRR encoded by the coding sequence ATGGGACGCAAACGGGCAGGTGACCGGCTGGTCGAGCAGGTGGACACCGGGCAGGCTGAGCTGCTGCCGGACCCGGACCGGCCCGGCTCGTGGACGCTGCTGCTGGACGGCGCGCCGCAGTCGCACGTCGATCTGACCGACCCCACCCACCTGGAGTTCGAGTACGTCCGGCGGCTGGCCGCCGCGCTGGATCTGATCGCACCCGCCGGCGAGCCGCTGCGGGTGCTGCACCTCGGCGGTGGCGCGCTGACCCTGCCCCGGTACGTCTCCGCCACCCGGCCCGGCTCCACCCAGCGGGTGTCCGAGGTGGACGGCGCACTCGTGGAGCTGGTCCGCCGGGCGCTGCCCTGGCCGGCCGACGCCCGGCTGCGGGTCCGGGTCGAGGACGCTCGGGCCGTGCTGGCCGCCACCCGGGACGCCAGCTACGACGTCGTGGTCGCCGACGTGTTCGCCGGTGCCCGCACCCCGGCCCACCTCACCTCGGTGGAGTACGCCGCCGAGGTGGCCCGGGTGCTCCGCCCGGCGGGCTGGTACCTGGCGAACCTGGCCGACGGCCCGCCGCTGCGGCACGCCCGCGGGCAGGTGGCCACGGTCCGCTCGGTGCTGCCCCAGGCCTGTCTGGTCGGGGACGCGGCGGTGCTGCGCGGCCGGAGGTACGGCAACCTGGTGCTGGTCGCCGGGCGGACCATGCCCCCGGTGCCCGAGCTGACCCGCCGGGCGGCCGGCGACTGGTTTCCGGGCCGGGTGGTGGCCGGCGACGAGCTGGACCGCTTCGCCGGCGGTGTGCCGGTGGTGCGGGACGTCGACGCCACGGGCTCCGATCCGCCACCGCCGGGCCTGTTCTCCGTCCGCCGCTGA